One genomic segment of Chitinophaga sancti includes these proteins:
- a CDS encoding DEAD/DEAH box helicase, translating into MGNDSLYPYQERDLNILFDKLTHASKGYRILYQLPTGGGKTRIFSEIAKWYVTNFNRQVMVLTHRTELCKQTAATLTKIGIKNKVINSTVKQLRKREEHACYVAMVETLRNRLKQGMINPASVGLVIIDEAHHNAFQKLLNKFPRAIVVGVTATPLSSNADLPMNKTYQELIVGESITGLIKQGYLAKPVNWRYDVELNSLKTGIYGDFTISTSDELYSSNAMLELLLHVYETHSKHKKTLIFNNGIFTSRNVYKLFKDAGYPIKHLDNRHSPAEREEILKWFKKTKGAILTSVSILTTGFDEPGIQTVILNRATTSLTLYHQMIGRGSRRLPKKKNFNIIDLGNNIDRFGEWQAPMDWQLIFERPEAYMESMHYLSTNEARVISSDLRAKFPNTLQLSFDIQEAHQRVVDAGQKPLTVIRDAIRQHAMMCIENSDTISQALELVEVLDQEIQWRVKQYGKCLGRVTRNYTDWLVADYKERLKTLIQKVMQKGKPKAA; encoded by the coding sequence ATGGGAAACGATAGCTTGTACCCCTACCAGGAACGGGACCTCAATATACTATTTGATAAACTCACACATGCATCCAAAGGTTATAGGATCCTTTATCAGCTACCAACAGGCGGTGGTAAAACAAGGATCTTCTCAGAGATAGCAAAGTGGTATGTCACGAACTTTAACAGACAGGTGATGGTTCTTACGCACCGGACAGAACTCTGTAAACAGACAGCTGCTACGCTGACAAAAATTGGTATCAAAAATAAAGTGATCAATAGCACTGTCAAACAATTGCGTAAACGGGAGGAACATGCCTGTTATGTCGCAATGGTCGAAACGTTGCGTAACCGTCTGAAACAGGGTATGATTAATCCGGCGTCTGTTGGTCTGGTGATAATTGATGAAGCACATCACAATGCATTCCAAAAACTGTTGAATAAGTTCCCACGTGCCATTGTAGTGGGTGTCACAGCTACCCCACTGAGTTCTAATGCAGACTTGCCAATGAACAAAACCTACCAGGAACTGATAGTAGGTGAAAGCATAACCGGTCTCATCAAACAGGGGTATCTGGCAAAACCTGTCAACTGGAGATACGACGTGGAACTGAATTCATTAAAAACAGGTATATATGGGGATTTCACCATCAGCACTTCGGATGAATTATATTCATCCAATGCGATGTTGGAATTATTGCTGCATGTATATGAAACACATTCGAAGCATAAAAAGACCCTGATCTTTAACAATGGTATCTTCACATCGAGGAATGTGTACAAATTATTTAAAGATGCAGGTTATCCTATCAAACACCTGGATAACCGTCATTCTCCTGCGGAGCGCGAGGAGATATTGAAATGGTTCAAAAAGACGAAAGGAGCAATCCTTACATCTGTCTCGATATTGACCACTGGATTTGACGAACCTGGTATACAAACCGTCATCCTCAATCGCGCAACGACTTCATTGACACTCTATCACCAGATGATTGGACGTGGTTCAAGAAGGTTACCCAAAAAGAAAAACTTCAACATCATTGATCTTGGTAATAACATTGATCGTTTTGGAGAATGGCAGGCGCCGATGGACTGGCAGCTGATATTTGAAAGGCCGGAAGCGTATATGGAGAGTATGCATTACTTATCCACAAATGAGGCACGGGTGATTTCATCTGATCTGCGGGCTAAATTTCCCAATACATTACAGCTGTCTTTTGATATACAGGAGGCGCATCAGCGTGTAGTAGATGCAGGGCAAAAGCCATTGACAGTGATCAGAGATGCGATCAGGCAACATGCGATGATGTGTATAGAAAATAGTGATACGATATCACAGGCGCTGGAGCTGGTGGAAGTATTGGATCAGGAAATACAATGGAGGGTGAAGCAATATGGGAAATGCCTGGGAAGGGTGACGAGGAATTATACAGATTGGTTAGTGGCGGATTATAAAGAAAGGTTAAAAACATTGATACAGAAAGTGATGCAGAAAGGGAAGCCCAAAGCGGCGTAA
- a CDS encoding CHAD domain-containing protein: MAYFFRYNYYESEADYNEIEKVLDDALSIDTWHTFSGTIIMKKKRVLKTIGRYYKRLDKKSRQMPPAYDPEIIHKFRTNYKKLKAFLHMIQLPGIPGKLKDFYHQLGTLRDLQLQEQYTKHDARHLPTYRKIIHKKAEQCKDQLHHSLAKKPVRKAGKKTLKAVKTGFSHKTYQKYLAGKTIAMQQMLHPTSFSDNDLHTIRKTFKELSNNNQLHSSTLQDRLGDYQDKCNALRLLRKYRPAELSDKEAQYLQHKEEILVNEKKRMKAWLARALKTIS; the protein is encoded by the coding sequence TGGCATACTTTTTCCGGTACAATTATTATGAATCAGAAGCGGACTATAACGAAATAGAAAAAGTTCTGGATGATGCGCTATCAATTGACACATGGCATACTTTTTCCGGTACAATTATTATGAAAAAGAAACGTGTGCTAAAAACCATTGGCCGGTATTACAAACGACTCGACAAAAAGAGCCGGCAAATGCCACCTGCATACGACCCGGAAATTATTCACAAATTCAGGACAAACTATAAAAAACTAAAAGCTTTTCTACATATGATTCAGCTTCCCGGTATACCCGGGAAACTGAAAGATTTTTATCACCAGCTCGGTACACTACGCGACCTGCAATTACAGGAGCAGTATACAAAACACGATGCCCGACATTTACCCACTTATAGAAAGATAATACACAAGAAGGCAGAACAATGTAAGGACCAATTGCATCACTCACTTGCTAAGAAACCAGTGCGAAAAGCGGGTAAAAAAACACTGAAAGCTGTAAAAACCGGTTTCAGCCATAAAACTTATCAAAAGTATTTAGCCGGGAAAACCATTGCCATGCAGCAAATGCTGCACCCCACATCCTTTAGTGACAATGACCTGCATACCATCAGGAAAACCTTCAAGGAATTATCAAATAATAACCAGCTTCACAGTTCTACATTACAGGATAGACTTGGCGACTACCAGGATAAATGTAATGCACTCCGGTTACTCAGAAAATACCGTCCCGCTGAACTGAGTGACAAAGAAGCACAGTATCTTCAACACAAAGAGGAAATATTGGTGAACGAAAAGAAAAGGATGAAAGCCTGGTTAGCCCGGGCGTTAAAAACAATTTCCTAA